In a single window of the Manis javanica isolate MJ-LG chromosome 16, MJ_LKY, whole genome shotgun sequence genome:
- the MRPS18A gene encoding large ribosomal subunit protein mL66 isoform X1, with protein MAAVNVLVSSCGRLLRGLLAGPAATSWAWPPARGFREVVEIQEGKTTVIEGHITETPQESPNPPNPSGQCPICRWNLKHVYGYEDVLLLSQFIRPHGGMLPRRITGLCQEEHRKIEECVKMAHREGLLPNHRPQLPEGFVPKSKPQLNRYLTRWSPHSIKPIYNKGRRWNKVRMPVGSPLLKDNVSYSRRPLVLYH; from the exons ATGGCGGCTGTCAATGTACTGGTGTCTAGTTGTGGACGGCTGCTTCGAGGGCTTCTGGCAGGGCCTGCCGCTACCAGCTGGGCTTGGCCTCCAGCTCGCGGGTTCAGGGAAG TGGTGGAGATCCAGGAAGGGAAGACGACTGTA ATTGAAGGCCATATCACAGAGACTCCCCAGGAAAGTCCAAACCCCCCTAATCCTTCTGGCCAGTGCCCCATCTGCCGGTGGAACCTGAAGCACGTGTATGGCTATGAG GATGTTCTACTGCTCAGTCAGTTCATCCGGCCTCACGGAGGCATGCTGCCCCGAAGGATCACAGGCCTTTGCCAGGAGGAGCACCGCAAGATTGAGGAGTGTGTGAAGATGGCCCACCGAGAAG GTCTGCTCCCAAATCACAGACCTCAGCTCCCTGAAGGATTTGTTCCGAAGAGCAAACCTCAACTTAACCG GTACCTGACCCGCTGGTCTCCCCACTCCATCAAACCCATCTACAATAAAGGCCGCCGCTGGAACAAGGTGCGCATGCCTGTGGGCTCACCCCTCCTGAAAGACAACGTCTCCTACTCCAGAAGGCCTTTGGTGCTCTATCACTGA
- the MRPS18A gene encoding large ribosomal subunit protein mL66 isoform X2, giving the protein MYWCLVVDGCFEGFWQGLPLPAGLGLQLAGSGKIEGHITETPQESPNPPNPSGQCPICRWNLKHVYGYEDVLLLSQFIRPHGGMLPRRITGLCQEEHRKIEECVKMAHREGLLPNHRPQLPEGFVPKSKPQLNRYLTRWSPHSIKPIYNKGRRWNKVRMPVGSPLLKDNVSYSRRPLVLYH; this is encoded by the exons ATGTACTGGTGTCTAGTTGTGGACGGCTGCTTCGAGGGCTTCTGGCAGGGCCTGCCGCTACCAGCTGGGCTTGGCCTCCAGCTCGCGGGTTCAGGGAAG ATTGAAGGCCATATCACAGAGACTCCCCAGGAAAGTCCAAACCCCCCTAATCCTTCTGGCCAGTGCCCCATCTGCCGGTGGAACCTGAAGCACGTGTATGGCTATGAG GATGTTCTACTGCTCAGTCAGTTCATCCGGCCTCACGGAGGCATGCTGCCCCGAAGGATCACAGGCCTTTGCCAGGAGGAGCACCGCAAGATTGAGGAGTGTGTGAAGATGGCCCACCGAGAAG GTCTGCTCCCAAATCACAGACCTCAGCTCCCTGAAGGATTTGTTCCGAAGAGCAAACCTCAACTTAACCG GTACCTGACCCGCTGGTCTCCCCACTCCATCAAACCCATCTACAATAAAGGCCGCCGCTGGAACAAGGTGCGCATGCCTGTGGGCTCACCCCTCCTGAAAGACAACGTCTCCTACTCCAGAAGGCCTTTGGTGCTCTATCACTGA
- the RSPH9 gene encoding radial spoke head protein 9 homolog isoform X1 — protein MDAESLLLSLELASGSGQGLSPDRRASLLTSLTLVKRDYRYDRVLFWGRILGLNADYYIAQGLSEDQLAPRKTLYSLNCMEWSLLPPATEEMLVQTSMVKGRFMGDPSHLYEHTELQKVNEGDKVFEEVVVQIKEETRLVSVIDQIDKAVAVIPRGALIKTPFGPVHVNRTFEGLSLSEAKKLSSYFHFREPVELKNKTLLEKADLDPSLDFMDSLEHDIPKGSWSIQMERGNALVVLRSLLWPGLTFYHTPRTKNYGYIYVGTGEKNLDLPFML, from the exons ATGGACGCGGAGAGCCTTCTGCTGTCGTTGGAGCTGGCGTCCGGCAGTGGGCAGGGCCTCAGCCCGGACCGTCGGGCCTCGCTGCTCACTTCCCTTACGCTGGTTAAGCGCGACTACCGCTACGATCGGGTCCTCTTCTGGGGCCGCATCCTCGGCCTCAACGCCGATTACTACATCGCACAGGGCCTGAGTGAGGATCAGCTCGCACCGCGCAAGACACTCTACAG CCTGAACTGCATGGAGTGGAGCCTCTTGCCCCCTGCCACAGAGGAGATGTTGGTGCAGACGTCCATGGTGAAGGGCCGCTTCATGGGGGACCCCTCGCATCTGTATGAACACACTGAGCTGCAGAAAGTGAACGAGGGTGACAAGGTCTTTGAAGAAGTAGTG GTCCAGATCAAGGAAGAGACCCGTTTGGTGTCCGTCATTGACCAGATTGACAAGGCTGTGGCTGTCATCCCCCGAGGTGCCCTCATTAAGACCCCCTTTGGACCAGTCCATGTCAATCGGACTTTTGAAG GACTGTCATTGTCTGAAGCCAAGAAGCTCAGCTCCTACTTCCACTTCAGGGAGCCTGTTGAGTTGAAGAACAAGACCTTGCTTGAGAAGGCTGACCTGGACCCTTCCCTGGACTTCATGGATTCCTTGGAGCATGACATCCCCAAAG GGTCCTGGAGCATCCAGATGGAGAGAGGCAATGCCCTGGTGGTGCTGCGCAGCCTGCTCTGGCCAGGTCTCACCTTCTACCACACTCCCCGCACCAAGAACTATGGCTACATCTACGTAGGCACTGGGGAGAAGAACTTAGACTTGCCCTTCATGTTGTAG
- the RSPH9 gene encoding radial spoke head protein 9 homolog isoform X2 — MDAESLLLSLELASGSGQGLSPDRRASLLTSLTLVKRDYRYDRVLFWGRILGLNADYYIAQGLSEDQLAPRKTLYSLNCMEWSLLPPATEEMLVQTSMVKGRFMGDPSHLYEHTELQKVNEGDKVFEEVVVQIKEETRLVSVIDQIDKAVAVIPRGALIKTPFGPVHVNRTFEGLSLSEAKKLSSYFHFREPVELKNKTLLEKADLDPSLDFMDSLEHDIPKDGVSFDVDDGNRGQSSPHHYGKTLLTAVRSPAGLELGIGMGWL, encoded by the exons ATGGACGCGGAGAGCCTTCTGCTGTCGTTGGAGCTGGCGTCCGGCAGTGGGCAGGGCCTCAGCCCGGACCGTCGGGCCTCGCTGCTCACTTCCCTTACGCTGGTTAAGCGCGACTACCGCTACGATCGGGTCCTCTTCTGGGGCCGCATCCTCGGCCTCAACGCCGATTACTACATCGCACAGGGCCTGAGTGAGGATCAGCTCGCACCGCGCAAGACACTCTACAG CCTGAACTGCATGGAGTGGAGCCTCTTGCCCCCTGCCACAGAGGAGATGTTGGTGCAGACGTCCATGGTGAAGGGCCGCTTCATGGGGGACCCCTCGCATCTGTATGAACACACTGAGCTGCAGAAAGTGAACGAGGGTGACAAGGTCTTTGAAGAAGTAGTG GTCCAGATCAAGGAAGAGACCCGTTTGGTGTCCGTCATTGACCAGATTGACAAGGCTGTGGCTGTCATCCCCCGAGGTGCCCTCATTAAGACCCCCTTTGGACCAGTCCATGTCAATCGGACTTTTGAAG GACTGTCATTGTCTGAAGCCAAGAAGCTCAGCTCCTACTTCCACTTCAGGGAGCCTGTTGAGTTGAAGAACAAGACCTTGCTTGAGAAGGCTGACCTGGACCCTTCCCTGGACTTCATGGATTCCTTGGAGCATGACATCCCCAAAG ATGGTGTTTCCTTTGACGTGGACGATGGGAACAGAGGACAATCATCACCCCACCACTATGGGAAAACACTTTTGACTGCAGTGAGGAGCCCAGCTGGGCTGGAACTTGGGATTGGAATGGGATGGCTGTAG
- the RSPH9 gene encoding radial spoke head protein 9 homolog isoform X4, protein MDAESLLLSLELASGSGQGLSPDRRASLLTSLTLVKRDYRYDRVLFWGRILGLNADYYIAQGLSEDQLAPRKTLYSLNCMEWSLLPPATEEMLVQTSMVKGRFMGDPSHLYEHTELQKVNEGDKVFEEVVVQIKEETRLVSVIDQIDKAVAVIPRGALIKTPFGPVHVNRTFEGLSLSEAKKLSSYFHFREPVELKNKTLLEKADLDPSLDFMDSLEHDIPKGTVLSAFQSCSHFNLHSQPMRWTLSLSPLYR, encoded by the exons ATGGACGCGGAGAGCCTTCTGCTGTCGTTGGAGCTGGCGTCCGGCAGTGGGCAGGGCCTCAGCCCGGACCGTCGGGCCTCGCTGCTCACTTCCCTTACGCTGGTTAAGCGCGACTACCGCTACGATCGGGTCCTCTTCTGGGGCCGCATCCTCGGCCTCAACGCCGATTACTACATCGCACAGGGCCTGAGTGAGGATCAGCTCGCACCGCGCAAGACACTCTACAG CCTGAACTGCATGGAGTGGAGCCTCTTGCCCCCTGCCACAGAGGAGATGTTGGTGCAGACGTCCATGGTGAAGGGCCGCTTCATGGGGGACCCCTCGCATCTGTATGAACACACTGAGCTGCAGAAAGTGAACGAGGGTGACAAGGTCTTTGAAGAAGTAGTG GTCCAGATCAAGGAAGAGACCCGTTTGGTGTCCGTCATTGACCAGATTGACAAGGCTGTGGCTGTCATCCCCCGAGGTGCCCTCATTAAGACCCCCTTTGGACCAGTCCATGTCAATCGGACTTTTGAAG GACTGTCATTGTCTGAAGCCAAGAAGCTCAGCTCCTACTTCCACTTCAGGGAGCCTGTTGAGTTGAAGAACAAGACCTTGCTTGAGAAGGCTGACCTGGACCCTTCCCTGGACTTCATGGATTCCTTGGAGCATGACATCCCCAAAG gcactgtactcaGCGCTTTCCAGTCCTGTTCTCATTTTAATCTTCATAGCCAGCCTATGAGATGGACACTATCATTATCTCCattatacagatga
- the RSPH9 gene encoding radial spoke head protein 9 homolog isoform X7: protein MDAESLLLSLELASGSGQGLSPDRRASLLTSLTLVKRDYRYDRVLFWGRILGLNADYYIAQGLSEDQLAPRKTLYSLNCMEWSLLPPATEEMLVQTSMVKGRFMGDPSHLYEHTELQKVNEGDKVFEEVVVQIKEETRLVSVIDQIDKAVAVIPRGALIKTPFGPVHVNRTFEGLSLSEAKKLSSYFHFREPVELKNKTLLEKADLDPSLDFMDSLEHDIPKASL, encoded by the exons ATGGACGCGGAGAGCCTTCTGCTGTCGTTGGAGCTGGCGTCCGGCAGTGGGCAGGGCCTCAGCCCGGACCGTCGGGCCTCGCTGCTCACTTCCCTTACGCTGGTTAAGCGCGACTACCGCTACGATCGGGTCCTCTTCTGGGGCCGCATCCTCGGCCTCAACGCCGATTACTACATCGCACAGGGCCTGAGTGAGGATCAGCTCGCACCGCGCAAGACACTCTACAG CCTGAACTGCATGGAGTGGAGCCTCTTGCCCCCTGCCACAGAGGAGATGTTGGTGCAGACGTCCATGGTGAAGGGCCGCTTCATGGGGGACCCCTCGCATCTGTATGAACACACTGAGCTGCAGAAAGTGAACGAGGGTGACAAGGTCTTTGAAGAAGTAGTG GTCCAGATCAAGGAAGAGACCCGTTTGGTGTCCGTCATTGACCAGATTGACAAGGCTGTGGCTGTCATCCCCCGAGGTGCCCTCATTAAGACCCCCTTTGGACCAGTCCATGTCAATCGGACTTTTGAAG GACTGTCATTGTCTGAAGCCAAGAAGCTCAGCTCCTACTTCCACTTCAGGGAGCCTGTTGAGTTGAAGAACAAGACCTTGCTTGAGAAGGCTGACCTGGACCCTTCCCTGGACTTCATGGATTCCTTGGAGCATGACATCCCCAAAG CCAGCCTATGA
- the RSPH9 gene encoding radial spoke head protein 9 homolog isoform X5, with protein sequence MDAESLLLSLELASGSGQGLSPDRRASLLTSLTLVKRDYRYDRVLFWGRILGLNADYYIAQGLSEDQLAPRKTLYSLNCMEWSLLPPATEEMLVQTSMVKGRFMGDPSHLYEHTELQKVNEGDKVFEEVVVQIKEETRLVSVIDQIDKAVAVIPRGALIKTPFGPVHVNRTFEGLSLSEAKKLSSYFHFREPVELKNKTLLEKADLDPSLDFMDSLEHDIPKGSEVMFSPSSLIPMEFSLFSFG encoded by the exons ATGGACGCGGAGAGCCTTCTGCTGTCGTTGGAGCTGGCGTCCGGCAGTGGGCAGGGCCTCAGCCCGGACCGTCGGGCCTCGCTGCTCACTTCCCTTACGCTGGTTAAGCGCGACTACCGCTACGATCGGGTCCTCTTCTGGGGCCGCATCCTCGGCCTCAACGCCGATTACTACATCGCACAGGGCCTGAGTGAGGATCAGCTCGCACCGCGCAAGACACTCTACAG CCTGAACTGCATGGAGTGGAGCCTCTTGCCCCCTGCCACAGAGGAGATGTTGGTGCAGACGTCCATGGTGAAGGGCCGCTTCATGGGGGACCCCTCGCATCTGTATGAACACACTGAGCTGCAGAAAGTGAACGAGGGTGACAAGGTCTTTGAAGAAGTAGTG GTCCAGATCAAGGAAGAGACCCGTTTGGTGTCCGTCATTGACCAGATTGACAAGGCTGTGGCTGTCATCCCCCGAGGTGCCCTCATTAAGACCCCCTTTGGACCAGTCCATGTCAATCGGACTTTTGAAG GACTGTCATTGTCTGAAGCCAAGAAGCTCAGCTCCTACTTCCACTTCAGGGAGCCTGTTGAGTTGAAGAACAAGACCTTGCTTGAGAAGGCTGACCTGGACCCTTCCCTGGACTTCATGGATTCCTTGGAGCATGACATCCCCAAAG
- the RSPH9 gene encoding radial spoke head protein 9 homolog isoform X6 produces MDAESLLLSLELASGSGQGLSPDRRASLLTSLTLVKRDYRYDRVLFWGRILGLNADYYIAQGLSEDQLAPRKTLYSLNCMEWSLLPPATEEMLVQTSMVKGRFMGDPSHLYEHTELQKVNEGDKVFEEVVVQIKEETRLVSVIDQIDKAVAVIPRGALIKTPFGPVHVNRTFEGLSLSEAKKLSSYFHFREPVELKNKTLLEKADLDPSLDFMDSLEHDIPKGNLGRKIAHLLSLS; encoded by the exons ATGGACGCGGAGAGCCTTCTGCTGTCGTTGGAGCTGGCGTCCGGCAGTGGGCAGGGCCTCAGCCCGGACCGTCGGGCCTCGCTGCTCACTTCCCTTACGCTGGTTAAGCGCGACTACCGCTACGATCGGGTCCTCTTCTGGGGCCGCATCCTCGGCCTCAACGCCGATTACTACATCGCACAGGGCCTGAGTGAGGATCAGCTCGCACCGCGCAAGACACTCTACAG CCTGAACTGCATGGAGTGGAGCCTCTTGCCCCCTGCCACAGAGGAGATGTTGGTGCAGACGTCCATGGTGAAGGGCCGCTTCATGGGGGACCCCTCGCATCTGTATGAACACACTGAGCTGCAGAAAGTGAACGAGGGTGACAAGGTCTTTGAAGAAGTAGTG GTCCAGATCAAGGAAGAGACCCGTTTGGTGTCCGTCATTGACCAGATTGACAAGGCTGTGGCTGTCATCCCCCGAGGTGCCCTCATTAAGACCCCCTTTGGACCAGTCCATGTCAATCGGACTTTTGAAG GACTGTCATTGTCTGAAGCCAAGAAGCTCAGCTCCTACTTCCACTTCAGGGAGCCTGTTGAGTTGAAGAACAAGACCTTGCTTGAGAAGGCTGACCTGGACCCTTCCCTGGACTTCATGGATTCCTTGGAGCATGACATCCCCAAAG
- the MAD2L1BP gene encoding MAD2L1-binding protein isoform X1 has product MGGIFPPALPPWGPGTGRVLLSPRGPDTGRGYQFSLSRLPGVLGPEGVVSSHRATSQVLTSGGRGLGLEQSPEAESLHQNQVLWALLGLAPWRNRRQQVLDLENCKTPSDLSLPACWPRHCLFLPRRPACCRDLEWYEKSEETHVPQIELLETTSAQEPPNPSEPFGPRDCMVPVVFPGPVSQEGCCRFTCELLKHIMYQRQQLPLPYEQLKHFYRKPPQAEDVVKKQPRAAAELSSRKCQQALAELESVLSHLEALFARTLVPRVLILLGGSALCPKEFYELDLSCLAPNSRDQSLSTAACLRRLFRAIFVADAFSELQAPPLMGTVVMVQGHRDCGEDWFRPKLNYRVPSRGHKLTVTLSCGRPAVPTTAWEDYIWFQAPVTLKGFHE; this is encoded by the exons ATGGGGGGTATTTTCCCCCCGGCCCTTCCTCCCTGGGGTCCTGGGACCGGAAGGGTCCTCCTTTCCCCCCGGGGTCCTGACACCGGAAGAGGGTATCAATTCTCTCTGTCCCGCCTCCCTGGAGTCCTGGGGCCGGAAGGAGTGGTTTCCTCTCACCGCGCCACTTCTCAGGTGCTCACCTCGGGGGGCAG gggcctggggctggagcaGTCACCGGAGGCAGAGAGCTTACATCAAAATCAAGTTTTATGGGCGCTCCTGGGTTTGGCCCCTTGGCGCAATCGCAGGCAACAGGTTTTGGACTTGGAGAACTGCAAGACTCCGAGCGACTTGTCccttccagcctgctggcctcgCCACTGCCTGTTTCTTCCCCGACGTCCGGCGTGTTGTCGGG ATTTGGAGTGGTATGAGAAGTCAGAGGAAACCCACGTCCCCCAGATAGAACTACTCGAGACAACCTCTGCCCAAGAGCCTCCCAACCCTTCGGAGCCCTTTGGCCCCAGAGACTGCATGGTGCCAGTGGTGTTTCCCGGGCCTGTGAGCCAGGAAGGCTGCTGTCGGTTTACTTGTGAACTTCTAAAGCATATCATGTACCAACGCCAGCAACTACCTCTACCCTATGAACAGCTTAAGCACTTCTACCGAAAACCTCCCCAG GCAGAGGATGTGGTGAAGAAACAGCCCCGGGCCGCCGCTGAATTGAGCAGCAGAAAATGTCAACAAGCCCTGGCAGAACTGGAGAGTGTCCTCAGCCACCTAGAGGCTCTCTTTGCCCGGACACTAGTACCTCGAGTGCTTATCCTCCTTGGCGGTAGTGCACTATGCCCCAAGGAGTTCTACGAGCTTGACCTGTCCTGCCTGGCCCCCAACAGCAGGGACCAGAGCCTGAGCACAGCAGCTTGTTTGCGCCGTCTTTTCCGAGCCATTTTTGTGGCTGATGCTTTCAGTGAGCTGCAGGCTCCTCCGCTCATGGGCACTGTGGTTATGGTACAGGGGCACCGTGACTGTGGAGAAGATTGGTTTCGACCCAAGCTCAACTACCGAGTGCCCAGCCGGGGCCACAAACTGACGGTGACCTTGTCCTGTGGCAGACCCGCCGTCCCAACCACGGCCTGGGAGGATTACATTTGGTTCCAGGCACCAGTGACACTTAAAGGCTTCCATGAGTGA
- the MAD2L1BP gene encoding MAD2L1-binding protein isoform X3 yields the protein MRIPAFTFFIFLPRASVHVLDLEWYEKSEETHVPQIELLETTSAQEPPNPSEPFGPRDCMVPVVFPGPVSQEGCCRFTCELLKHIMYQRQQLPLPYEQLKHFYRKPPQAEDVVKKQPRAAAELSSRKCQQALAELESVLSHLEALFARTLVPRVLILLGGSALCPKEFYELDLSCLAPNSRDQSLSTAACLRRLFRAIFVADAFSELQAPPLMGTVVMVQGHRDCGEDWFRPKLNYRVPSRGHKLTVTLSCGRPAVPTTAWEDYIWFQAPVTLKGFHE from the exons ATGAGAATACCGGCTTTTacgtttttcatttttctcccacgTGCCTCTGTGCACGTACTAGATTTGGAGTGGTATGAGAAGTCAGAGGAAACCCACGTCCCCCAGATAGAACTACTCGAGACAACCTCTGCCCAAGAGCCTCCCAACCCTTCGGAGCCCTTTGGCCCCAGAGACTGCATGGTGCCAGTGGTGTTTCCCGGGCCTGTGAGCCAGGAAGGCTGCTGTCGGTTTACTTGTGAACTTCTAAAGCATATCATGTACCAACGCCAGCAACTACCTCTACCCTATGAACAGCTTAAGCACTTCTACCGAAAACCTCCCCAG GCAGAGGATGTGGTGAAGAAACAGCCCCGGGCCGCCGCTGAATTGAGCAGCAGAAAATGTCAACAAGCCCTGGCAGAACTGGAGAGTGTCCTCAGCCACCTAGAGGCTCTCTTTGCCCGGACACTAGTACCTCGAGTGCTTATCCTCCTTGGCGGTAGTGCACTATGCCCCAAGGAGTTCTACGAGCTTGACCTGTCCTGCCTGGCCCCCAACAGCAGGGACCAGAGCCTGAGCACAGCAGCTTGTTTGCGCCGTCTTTTCCGAGCCATTTTTGTGGCTGATGCTTTCAGTGAGCTGCAGGCTCCTCCGCTCATGGGCACTGTGGTTATGGTACAGGGGCACCGTGACTGTGGAGAAGATTGGTTTCGACCCAAGCTCAACTACCGAGTGCCCAGCCGGGGCCACAAACTGACGGTGACCTTGTCCTGTGGCAGACCCGCCGTCCCAACCACGGCCTGGGAGGATTACATTTGGTTCCAGGCACCAGTGACACTTAAAGGCTTCCATGAGTGA
- the MAD2L1BP gene encoding MAD2L1-binding protein isoform X2 yields the protein MRSGAVAEGLSVPLMVLGGTRFKYQPAWLPSQRRCRIHFRPEVEEQASHVTLRGAHSNSSKRELVVMAAPEPEVLSLAAVLDLEWYEKSEETHVPQIELLETTSAQEPPNPSEPFGPRDCMVPVVFPGPVSQEGCCRFTCELLKHIMYQRQQLPLPYEQLKHFYRKPPQAEDVVKKQPRAAAELSSRKCQQALAELESVLSHLEALFARTLVPRVLILLGGSALCPKEFYELDLSCLAPNSRDQSLSTAACLRRLFRAIFVADAFSELQAPPLMGTVVMVQGHRDCGEDWFRPKLNYRVPSRGHKLTVTLSCGRPAVPTTAWEDYIWFQAPVTLKGFHE from the exons ATGAGGTCGGGTGCAGTAGCTGAAGGGCTCAGCGTACCCTTGATGGTGTTGGGAGGTACAAGGTTCAAATACCAGCCAGCCTGGCTTCCATCACAGCGGCGGTGCCGTATCCACTTCCGGCCGGAAGTGGAGGAGCAGGCTTCCCATGTTACCCTGCGGGGCGCCCATTCAAACAGCTCGAAGAGGGAGTTGGTCGTGATGGCCGCCCCGGAGCCGGAAGTGCTTTCCCTAGCCGCAGTCCTTG ATTTGGAGTGGTATGAGAAGTCAGAGGAAACCCACGTCCCCCAGATAGAACTACTCGAGACAACCTCTGCCCAAGAGCCTCCCAACCCTTCGGAGCCCTTTGGCCCCAGAGACTGCATGGTGCCAGTGGTGTTTCCCGGGCCTGTGAGCCAGGAAGGCTGCTGTCGGTTTACTTGTGAACTTCTAAAGCATATCATGTACCAACGCCAGCAACTACCTCTACCCTATGAACAGCTTAAGCACTTCTACCGAAAACCTCCCCAG GCAGAGGATGTGGTGAAGAAACAGCCCCGGGCCGCCGCTGAATTGAGCAGCAGAAAATGTCAACAAGCCCTGGCAGAACTGGAGAGTGTCCTCAGCCACCTAGAGGCTCTCTTTGCCCGGACACTAGTACCTCGAGTGCTTATCCTCCTTGGCGGTAGTGCACTATGCCCCAAGGAGTTCTACGAGCTTGACCTGTCCTGCCTGGCCCCCAACAGCAGGGACCAGAGCCTGAGCACAGCAGCTTGTTTGCGCCGTCTTTTCCGAGCCATTTTTGTGGCTGATGCTTTCAGTGAGCTGCAGGCTCCTCCGCTCATGGGCACTGTGGTTATGGTACAGGGGCACCGTGACTGTGGAGAAGATTGGTTTCGACCCAAGCTCAACTACCGAGTGCCCAGCCGGGGCCACAAACTGACGGTGACCTTGTCCTGTGGCAGACCCGCCGTCCCAACCACGGCCTGGGAGGATTACATTTGGTTCCAGGCACCAGTGACACTTAAAGGCTTCCATGAGTGA